A genomic segment from Bosea sp. OAE506 encodes:
- a CDS encoding DUF427 domain-containing protein — translation MNITPDPAGPDQESVWSYPRPAIAEPCARHILIRYRGQTIADTKASVRVIETSHPPTYYLPPDCVNARLLASPHRSICEWKGQATYVDLVLADETLKQIGWHYPSPAPSFAILAGLIAFYAKPFDECLVDGEQVTPQAGGFYGGWITSHVVGPFKGVPGSRFW, via the coding sequence ATGAACATCACCCCTGATCCTGCCGGACCAGACCAAGAGAGTGTCTGGTCCTATCCACGCCCCGCCATCGCAGAGCCGTGTGCGCGTCACATCCTGATCAGGTATCGTGGCCAGACAATTGCCGACACTAAAGCTTCGGTCAGGGTCATCGAAACCAGCCATCCGCCCACCTATTATCTGCCGCCGGATTGTGTGAACGCGCGCCTGCTGGCGTCGCCGCATCGGTCGATCTGCGAGTGGAAAGGACAGGCGACCTACGTCGACCTCGTGCTCGCGGACGAGACCCTCAAACAGATCGGCTGGCACTATCCGTCACCGGCTCCGTCCTTCGCGATCTTGGCGGGCTTGATCGCGTTCTATGCAAAGCCGTTCGACGAGTGCCTGGTCGATGGGGAGCAGGTGACGCCGCAAGCCGGAGGCTTCTATGGCGGCTGGATCACCTCGCATGTCGTCGGGCCCTTCAAGGGCGTGCCTGGAAGCCGCTTCTGGTGA
- a CDS encoding MucR family transcriptional regulator — protein sequence MSVKNENLVELAADIVSAFVANNNVTTSDLPGVIASVYASLTKLGGEPEAPPAAPLVPAVPVRKSVTPDAIICLEDGKSFKSLKRHLSSKFGLTPEQYRTKWGLPADYPMVAPAYAEARSALAKSMGLGQQRKKTALKGKRSAKVKG from the coding sequence ATGTCGGTGAAAAACGAAAACTTGGTCGAACTGGCAGCCGATATTGTCTCAGCCTTTGTGGCAAACAACAATGTCACCACATCGGACCTTCCGGGTGTCATCGCAAGCGTCTACGCATCACTGACCAAGCTCGGCGGCGAGCCAGAGGCCCCTCCCGCCGCACCCCTGGTTCCGGCAGTTCCAGTCCGCAAGTCAGTGACACCCGACGCGATCATCTGTCTTGAGGACGGTAAATCGTTCAAGTCGCTGAAGCGTCATCTGAGCAGCAAATTCGGGCTGACGCCGGAGCAATACCGGACGAAATGGGGCCTGCCGGCCGATTACCCAATGGTTGCTCCAGCCTATGCCGAGGCGCGCTCTGCGCTAGCAAAGTCGATGGGCTTGGGTCAGCAGCGCAAAAAGACCGCCTTGAAAGGCAAACGCTCAGCCAAGGTCAAAGGCTAG